From Candidatus Syntrophoarchaeum caldarius, the proteins below share one genomic window:
- a CDS encoding Formate dehydrogenase, subunit FdhD yields MIEEITVIRMTDGESSEAVEEVVEEMPLALYVNGRWVQTAMISPSMIKEFVIGHLFAEKVVKACDEIESIQIEENIAKVLLKDPLGIVNLKKVVLSGCGGGSSFLDESKLPRINTEFTIDWRMASESMSRVLGSEIHRRTRGVHSVGLFNKEGEIVIADDIGRHNALDKVIGYAIGENIDFKETFVGVTGRISSDMVLKCVAVEIPIILSKGAVTSLAVEIGKITGMTIIGFVSQHGMRIYTGRIS; encoded by the coding sequence GTGATAGAGGAGATCACAGTCATCAGGATGACTGATGGTGAATCCAGCGAAGCAGTGGAAGAGGTTGTCGAGGAGATGCCACTTGCACTGTACGTCAATGGACGGTGGGTTCAGACCGCTATGATAAGCCCTTCCATGATAAAAGAGTTTGTGATCGGGCATCTCTTTGCAGAAAAGGTTGTAAAAGCATGTGATGAGATAGAATCGATCCAGATTGAGGAGAATATTGCGAAAGTGCTTTTAAAAGATCCACTTGGAATTGTTAACCTTAAAAAAGTTGTTTTAAGCGGGTGTGGCGGTGGTTCATCATTTCTGGACGAATCCAAACTTCCAAGAATAAATACCGAATTTACGATCGATTGGAGAATGGCATCAGAAAGCATGAGCAGGGTGCTGGGTTCAGAGATTCACAGAAGAACAAGAGGGGTTCACTCAGTCGGACTTTTCAATAAAGAGGGTGAGATCGTAATAGCTGATGATATAGGGCGACACAATGCACTCGATAAGGTGATAGGGTATGCCATCGGTGAGAATATCGACTTCAAAGAGACATTTGTGGGAGTAACTGGTAGAATCTCCTCAGATATGGTTCTGAAGTGTGTAGCAGTTGAGATTCCAATCATCCTCTCAAAAGGCGCTGTAACATCCCTCGCAGTTGAGATAGGAAAGATAACAGGGATGACGATCATCGGGTTTGTGAGCCAGCATGGGATGAGAATTTATACAGGTCGGATTTCATGA
- a CDS encoding Uncharacterized conserved protein UCP006593: MKVRPVCASCLFERANYEADLVLANDEEKIRFLKELMKYASENFDIDATPAKIGTERERILVRISGNEDPYLELKRSSNEIAVKLLDIAKKAYEQSQDRLKMLLTIAAAGNSMEYGVKGHNFDHTAFRSEFENLLREPITGNVEDVLNRIKNASKILYLTDNAGEIVFDLFFIEELIEMGKEVIISPKSSPILNDATVDDVNEFADFDIQIIPTGSFVGFSPDEADPDFLEHLWNEDYLVIAKGMGNYEVISEFETELSGRLIYILRAKCAPVADSIGVNQGNLVAMLVNEGGV, translated from the coding sequence ATGAAAGTTCGACCCGTATGCGCCTCGTGTCTCTTTGAACGAGCGAACTATGAAGCAGACCTTGTATTAGCCAATGACGAAGAGAAGATCAGGTTTTTGAAAGAACTCATGAAATATGCCTCAGAAAACTTTGACATCGATGCGACGCCTGCTAAAATTGGAACCGAGCGAGAAAGGATACTTGTTCGTATAAGTGGTAACGAGGATCCGTATCTTGAGCTAAAAAGGAGCAGTAATGAGATTGCTGTTAAACTACTTGATATTGCTAAAAAAGCATACGAACAATCACAGGACAGGCTAAAAATGTTGTTGACCATCGCTGCAGCGGGAAACTCAATGGAATATGGTGTGAAAGGGCATAATTTTGACCACACTGCATTTCGATCTGAGTTTGAGAATCTTTTGCGAGAACCTATCACTGGTAATGTGGAAGATGTTCTGAATCGTATCAAAAACGCCTCAAAGATACTCTATCTGACAGATAATGCAGGTGAGATTGTGTTCGACCTATTCTTCATAGAAGAACTTATCGAGATGGGTAAAGAGGTTATTATATCTCCAAAATCATCTCCAATACTGAATGATGCAACCGTTGATGATGTGAATGAGTTTGCAGACTTTGATATTCAAATTATACCAACTGGATCGTTTGTAGGATTTTCGCCGGATGAGGCAGATCCAGACTTTCTTGAACATCTATGGAACGAGGATTATCTGGTAATTGCCAAGGGGATGGGGAACTATGAGGTAATCTCAGAGTTTGAGACCGAGCTTTCAGGCAGGCTCATCTATATTCTGCGGGCAAAGTGCGCCCCTGTTGCAGATAGCATCGGCGTAAATCAGGGCAATCTTGTTGCTATGCTGGTGAATGAAGGTGGTGTATGA
- a CDS encoding cysteine desulfurase yields the protein MNPEKIRADFSIFSEHRGLIYMDSASTSLTPEPVLDATLEYYRSYNANVGRGVHHLSQIASAKYENAHSTVANFINAGSGVIVFTKNTTEGINTVASGIKWQKGDKIITSILEHHSNLLPWLRLREIGVEVEIINPESNGILDPADFEAAITDRTRLVALTHASNAIGTIQPIEKIVRICKDRGVLVLVDGAQSVPHLKVDVEASGLDFLCFSGHKMLGPTGTGVLWMREPVIEPLFLGGGMIEEVTLDHYEFAGGYERFEGGTPNIGGAIGLSRACEYLEEVGMDELRSHEEQLTGQLIEGLREIERVEVYGDPDPEKRVGTVSFNIDGLNPHDVAHILDESSNIMVRSGHHCASPLMAYMHIDGSVRASLYLYNTEDEVETLLATVERITKVM from the coding sequence ATGAATCCTGAAAAGATACGAGCGGATTTTTCAATTTTTTCCGAACACAGGGGTCTAATCTACATGGACAGTGCTTCAACGAGTTTAACGCCAGAACCGGTTCTTGATGCAACCCTTGAATATTACAGGAGCTACAACGCAAATGTAGGCCGGGGGGTGCATCATCTATCCCAGATCGCATCGGCGAAGTATGAGAATGCGCACAGCACGGTTGCAAATTTCATTAATGCAGGATCAGGAGTGATTGTTTTCACGAAAAATACGACAGAAGGGATAAATACCGTTGCATCCGGGATAAAATGGCAGAAAGGAGATAAGATCATCACTTCTATACTCGAACACCACTCAAATCTTCTTCCATGGCTCAGATTGAGAGAGATCGGGGTAGAAGTTGAGATTATAAATCCAGAAAGCAATGGCATACTCGATCCAGCTGATTTTGAGGCTGCAATAACAGATAGAACGAGACTTGTTGCACTCACACATGCGTCCAATGCTATTGGAACGATCCAGCCCATAGAAAAGATTGTCAGGATCTGCAAGGATCGGGGTGTACTGGTGCTTGTGGATGGTGCCCAGTCGGTTCCACATTTGAAGGTAGATGTTGAAGCGTCTGGTCTGGATTTTCTCTGCTTTTCAGGTCATAAGATGCTTGGCCCCACAGGAACAGGTGTCTTGTGGATGAGAGAACCTGTGATTGAGCCGCTCTTTCTTGGCGGAGGAATGATAGAGGAGGTGACACTCGATCATTACGAGTTTGCCGGGGGATATGAGCGATTTGAGGGTGGAACACCCAATATTGGAGGTGCGATTGGACTTTCTCGGGCATGTGAGTATCTCGAAGAGGTGGGGATGGACGAATTGAGGTCTCATGAAGAACAGCTCACGGGGCAGCTCATTGAAGGGCTTCGCGAGATCGAGAGGGTGGAGGTATATGGCGATCCAGATCCAGAAAAGCGTGTTGGAACAGTATCTTTCAATATAGATGGTTTGAATCCACATGATGTTGCCCATATCCTCGATGAGTCCTCGAATATCATGGTACGATCAGGACACCACTGCGCATCACCGTTGATGGCATACATGCATATCGATGGATCTGTGAGGGCATCGCTGTATCTCTACAACACCGAGGATGAAGTGGAGACTCTGCTTGCCACAGTTGAAAGGATAACAAAGGTGATGTAG
- the queC gene encoding cyano-7-deazaguanine synthase: MTCTVRGEKAVCVCSGGLDSTVAATIAAREGYELHILHASYGQIAEEREIEAVKRISEELGAKELVFVDLGFLGAFGGSALTDRSIEIPIDERVELDGTSTPDTWVPCRNLVLLAVASAYAESIGASTVFVGFNAEEAQSYPDNTPTFLERFNDVLEHAVASFTDPITVRAPLIGYFKREIVRKGVEVGAPLGLTWSCYLSGDLHCGRCEACQHRKRGFREAEVEDVTVYERK, translated from the coding sequence ATGACTTGTACTGTCAGAGGTGAAAAAGCAGTCTGTGTCTGCTCAGGAGGGCTTGATTCAACCGTTGCTGCTACAATTGCAGCGCGAGAGGGGTATGAACTCCATATCCTCCATGCAAGCTATGGACAGATCGCAGAAGAGAGGGAGATCGAGGCGGTAAAGCGAATCAGTGAGGAGCTTGGGGCAAAGGAGTTGGTCTTCGTTGATCTTGGATTTCTTGGGGCTTTTGGGGGGTCTGCCCTCACAGATAGATCGATCGAGATACCGATTGATGAGCGGGTTGAGCTTGATGGTACATCCACACCTGATACATGGGTTCCATGCAGGAATCTGGTTCTTCTTGCTGTTGCATCCGCCTATGCCGAGTCAATCGGGGCATCCACTGTATTTGTCGGTTTCAATGCTGAAGAGGCTCAATCATACCCTGACAACACCCCGACATTCCTTGAGCGGTTCAATGATGTGCTTGAACATGCTGTTGCAAGTTTTACAGATCCGATTACGGTGAGGGCGCCGCTTATTGGATACTTCAAGCGTGAGATCGTGAGGAAAGGGGTTGAGGTAGGTGCGCCACTTGGTTTAACATGGTCGTGTTATTTGAGTGGGGATCTTCACTGTGGAAGGTGTGAGGCGTGCCAGCATCGAAAGCGAGGCTTTAGAGAGGCTGAAGTTGAAGATGTGACCGTTTATGAAAGAAAATAG
- a CDS encoding 2-phosphosulfolactate phosphatase, with amino-acid sequence MKENSRILWDEAGLEAAVAEERPILMIDILRATTTIVTAFAMGATAVSVVDEDLDTGEGMIRIGEKEGIKLEGFDYDNSPSTISSIDLSGKEVLLKTTNFSKAYVKAKRTRVYAGSFLNLSACIKLVSSTDSLEIYPCRRRGRIALEDLFAALIIVSGEVPAVDVLFELVEGGASAKNLISLGKADDIEFACRIDQFDILPVSEPGGSYFRLGSVG; translated from the coding sequence ATGAAAGAAAATAGCAGGATCCTCTGGGATGAGGCTGGACTCGAAGCAGCGGTAGCAGAAGAACGCCCAATACTGATGATCGATATACTTCGTGCGACAACCACAATCGTAACAGCCTTTGCAATGGGTGCAACGGCTGTATCTGTCGTGGATGAGGATCTGGATACAGGCGAGGGGATGATCAGGATAGGTGAGAAGGAGGGGATAAAGCTTGAAGGTTTCGATTATGATAATTCACCCAGCACGATCAGCAGCATCGATCTCTCGGGAAAAGAGGTTTTGCTTAAAACAACAAACTTCTCAAAGGCGTATGTGAAGGCAAAGAGGACAAGGGTCTATGCGGGATCGTTTCTCAACCTCAGCGCCTGCATCAAGCTTGTATCCTCCACTGATTCACTTGAGATTTACCCATGCAGGCGAAGAGGAAGGATCGCACTCGAAGATCTCTTTGCTGCACTCATCATCGTATCAGGCGAGGTACCTGCTGTAGATGTGCTTTTTGAACTGGTGGAGGGGGGTGCATCTGCAAAAAATCTGATCTCGCTTGGAAAAGCGGATGATATTGAGTTTGCATGCAGGATCGACCAGTTTGATATTCTTCCTGTATCAGAACCAGGCGGGAGTTACTTCAGGCTGGGATCTGTGGGGTGA
- a CDS encoding competence damage-inducible protein A: MSLTASIITIGDEILSGDITNTNATWIAKRLHDNGVVVRMCAAIGDEIEDISKLIHFCEEMADWIFITGGLGPTHDDITREAIAYATGKKLVQNEEARSLLIPRFGAGKHTLKLCELPEGCEVIDNPVGAAPGFIVDRLIVLPGVPEEMEAMFNSIADRFLDDAPVVKWITLPRYEVELADLLREASERFPDVKIGSYPQWGEKVKIRLSASDAAKIEEVIAYFRKEGLDIP, from the coding sequence ATGTCACTCACTGCTTCGATAATAACGATCGGTGATGAGATACTTTCTGGTGATATTACAAACACCAATGCAACGTGGATCGCGAAGCGGTTGCACGATAACGGGGTTGTTGTGCGCATGTGTGCAGCTATAGGGGATGAGATCGAGGATATTTCAAAGCTGATCCACTTCTGTGAAGAGATGGCTGATTGGATATTCATAACAGGCGGGCTTGGGCCAACCCATGATGATATCACACGTGAAGCGATCGCCTATGCAACAGGTAAAAAACTCGTTCAGAATGAAGAAGCTCGATCACTTCTGATTCCGCGTTTTGGGGCTGGAAAACATACACTCAAGCTATGTGAGCTTCCAGAAGGTTGTGAAGTGATCGATAACCCCGTAGGAGCAGCCCCTGGCTTTATTGTGGATCGACTTATCGTACTACCAGGTGTCCCCGAAGAGATGGAGGCGATGTTTAACTCAATCGCGGATCGTTTTCTGGATGACGCACCGGTTGTTAAATGGATAACACTTCCCAGATATGAGGTTGAACTCGCCGATCTCTTGAGAGAGGCATCAGAACGCTTTCCTGATGTCAAGATTGGCTCTTACCCACAATGGGGAGAAAAAGTTAAGATCAGGTTGAGTGCGAGCGATGCTGCAAAGATTGAGGAAGTAATTGCATATTTCAGAAAGGAGGGGCTTGATATCCCATGA